A stretch of DNA from Diospyros lotus cultivar Yz01 chromosome 14, ASM1463336v1, whole genome shotgun sequence:
AATTCCCATGGGTTTTCTTGGCACTCAAACAGAGTTTTGGAGACTAAGGTTTTCTCAATTGCAAGTAGCGTGCCAGTTCCTCTGGGGGATCTGTTGATTCTCCTGAAATGGAGCCTCCCTATCTTGTATGTGATCTTTACCTTTGCTTTCTTGCAAAGCCCTAAAAAGGCTACTTCTAAAGCTCAAACTTGTAAGTGATTCCATTCACCTAAGGCTTCTTAGTTTGTGAGGCTCTAAGAGAGGGTCATTTACGTGGTTTCCACTACTCAAACTTGCTGGTCACGATGAACCACCTTCCTTGTTCCTTAATACATGTTATTCATCTTTGCATAAGGCAAATATGTTGCCTTTACTCTTCTTGTTCTCTGTTCTTTTTGTGTAGACGAGTACCacaccattaattaattaccatatTTGCTGGTCCTTGCGATGGTGAACATTCTGTGTGTCTGTATTCGTCAAGACTTCAAAGTATTACTGTGAATTGTTTGCTTTTTATACACTTGACTTGGCAATACACTTTTCAGAAACTGGACAATATGTGAAGTTTGGACCCCATAATTGGCATAAAAACGCATTCCTGATTCTAAAATGGACCTCATCCACAGGATTTTCTACGGCCCCGGCGGCCCGTACGCCTTGTTTGCCGGCAGGGACGCTAGCCGAGCCTTGGCTCTTATGTCATTTGATCCTCAAGACCTTACCGGAAACATTGATGGTCTCAGCCCTTCCGAGCTTGAGGTCTTGCAGGATTGGGAATACAAGTTTATGGAGAAGTATGTGAAAGTCGGGCAGCTGGTTTCAGAAAGGAAAACCACCGACACCGAGCCTACTGCTGGCAATGGGGAGAACGCGCAGGAGAGTCAGAATGTTGAAGAAAATGGGGCTTGTGACACGCCAACCAAAGAGTGACAAAGGTTTGGTAAGTAATTGACATGAAGCTCGATCCTAGTAGAAACACAAGCTGAAGAAGTTTAAGCTAGCAAACTAAATACTAATAAGAATGCCTATATGTGAACCTAGATTTGTTGCTTGTTCATATAGTGACGCTGAGTGGCCAAAGCACATTGAGTAAGAGCACAAAATAAATTTCCAATTACTTCGTATATTGTATGTAATCTCTACAAAATATGTGAACCTGTAGCATATTGCCCTCTGTATAACATCTCTACAAAATCAACAGACTATTGGAAACAGAATGAATATCTTCAATCAGATTCAGAACCGCTTGAGCAGCATCCAGATTCCAAGGCAAGATCAGCTAGCTATCACTTTCAGCAGCGAGTAACATACTTAGCAACCTAGGGTTTCTTCCTAGCCCGCCAAAACAAAATACCTTAAGCAGCATCCTTGCAGGTATTGCTGAAGGATCAAGTATTCCGGGATCTCCAAAAAAGTCTACTTCAAACTATTGGTAAATGCATCTGTGAAGTTTAGTTTCAATGGAAATCTGCAGACATTGTGTTTTTTCACGGATTAATCGACATGATATAAGGACCCTCCTTCAGGCAAGGTCAATGTAAGTAGCATGCTAACTAAAGATCAATCCGATTTCTCATTCTTCATGTTTGGCTTCTCCCCTTGCCGGGGCCTGAACACCAACTTAAACGTCCATCCTGCCAATACAGTTGTCACTACTGGAGCAAGCCAGTAGACAAGTATATGCGCCTTTGTCAGATGATCCCCGCGAGCATAAGCCCACCCGATTGCCTGGGAAATTCAGAGAGCGTTAATCCAGTTGgaatagaaaacattttctaacttacgtgaaaaataaaaatcactacTCCactaaatgaaatttttttataaaaaatatgttaaaacatgttttaatggttgtattatagaatttaattctataaaaaatacagTACGTCaaatagcaaaaataaaatttaattctttgaaTCTGATATTTTCTGTGAAATTTTcatacaatcaaacacatccTAACTTTTACTTAATTTGTTATGGGATCTGAATCATCAGTAAAAGTCTTACAGTGGCCGGGTTTGCGCATCCACCAGTTAGATCAGAACCCAGCACTTGAAGAGCAAGCTTGGAGACACTGGAGATCCAGGTTTTCCTATAAAAGCTTCCGGGCATGTTTCTGGTTAGACCAAGTGAGACAATCACAATAGCAAATGCAATAAGCCCTTCTGTTAGCGCTCCTTGATGGATATCAACATTGAGACGGTACAAGTGTCCTATTCCTGGAAAAGTCTCAAGAATGAGCCTAACGCCTATGATAGATCCAATAACCTGAAAAAcagagaaaataaggagaacAGAAAAGTTTCACCATTTGAGATCTGGACGCAGACCACATATATTACATTAGAacataaattgtaaaataaCTGCCAATGATAAAAGATTGTTTATTTCTTCTTCAGCTGTAACAAAGAATCGCTTTTCTAAAGATGGGATGAGTTCCGGAAGTCAGCAATCATACTGTCAGTCAAAGGATCTcaatttttctaatttagaGGATAAAGGAGGCAGAAGACAAGACatcaacaaaaattttattattttactcttattatttttgtaaaaaccCGGTAAAGCTTTAATCTGAAAAAAATCCTATTATTACTtttctataaattaataaataatatgcatATATCTACAGTACAATCCAAAGCTCATAAAATTAGATTCTTCCCGTCTGATgcaaaaagaataatatatatcataCTCTGCAATTCACTCACATAACAATGGCAGTGGCCCTTAGGCCATCTCTAATGTGGAGCAAATTCTTGTCAAgctaaaatttaagaagaaaattgCTGAAAATCATCTCCAACGGATCTCCCCTGTCCtccttcaaatttttattaagtttcaAATGACTCGTCAGAATTGAGGAGTGAAAAATTATTCCTTATCACATTTGTCTCAACAGTTCTCTGTTatagatttgaaatttaaagaagATGTCGACGACGAGTAATAGTGACGATGACAACAAATAACAACAGCAGTTACCAGCGACAATAGCAGTAGCGGCAACGAAGAAAAACGAGCGTTGAAAGCGAAAGCGGCAGTGGTGACGATGAGCAGAACAACGATTTGACCTAGTGTTGGCAACAATCAGAATGTTGTCTTCTCCGAGCTAAACAAGGAGCAAATTGAGGAAAGGAACGTCTTCTTCTGGAATTTTTGGGGAATTTTTGTGGAattgtttggaatttttttttttttgtgtatttagttattgatttgtgtatttaattattaattttgtgtatgtgtatatttaattattaatttaatttatgtgtgtatttgattattttgtatatttagttattattttttgtatttaattattaattttatatatgtgttaaaattataaataaggtaaaataaatataattgaagtttataaaaataaataaataaaataggaaatgaaataaagagaagaataaaaaaatggatTGGAGTacacataatttttgaaataagttaaaaataaaaaataacttatttataatataataaagagtGAGATAAGGTGTGAGAAGCTAACCTTATCAAATCAAACTTAATAActttcaaaaactaaataaaactaaataggAGAATCCcaaatcaatgttaaatcagcATCAAAGGGGATTGACTACACAGACTGCTAATCCTAAtgaaaacataataaataaaagattaactggaaataaataaaatatactaatTCCATATTTATGTGTAGAATAATATCTACCAAGAAATTAGCTTCAGAGTCAATTGTCAGAATTGGGGACAAGTCACAACCAGACAAATCCTTGAAGAATTCAACACGTTTCAATGCAGGGCCCAAAAGAGGGCAGAAAACGCCATTACGGTTGCAGTAAATCATGACAAATGCAGAGTTATCTGACATCATAAAGCGAACGAAACCCAAAACAAAGCATGGAAACAAGAACGAGCAGGAACAAAACAAGAGAAAAGCAAACCTGGGCAGGAATTCTGGCACCAAAATTGAAGAGGAATTGGGGGAAATCCCCAGAAATGGCGGTCGGCAAGAGGGTGAGGGGATTGCAGGACGCACCATCGGTGAGCTTGCCCAAatacgagaagaagaagaggttgaGGATTGAGACGGCGCATTTAACGATCTCGCGTTTGAATTCTTCGTGTGGCCCTAACCCTGCAACCAAGCTGTAGGCGGCCATCTTGATGAGCACGCCCGACCATACCCACATGAAGGACGAGGCGAAGTCGAGCGATAGAAGCCGCACTCCGCCACCAATGGCCATTGTTGGATCGATGGGAATAACGACGGCGGTGCTGCTTCGAGGGGGGGAGGGTATTCTTGGAGTTTTCTAGTTGTTTTCGGCCTTCTCTTtctgcaatttcttttattttttggggggtgGGAATTCTTTATTACCGCTCTTGTCAGCCACAAGTTATGTTGGCGTTTCTTGCTAGCAAAGTCAAGCCGCAGTTTCATGTATATTTAATAGAAATATGATGAGATATAATACTTTTCACTTAAGATGGCGAGGTGGCACGAGGCgatgagataaaaatatttttattatttataatatattatataatttatggtGTAGTTCATGAAGTACTTATGGCATGGttccatttaataattttgttatcttaaaagttaataattttaaatttatttaacataaaaataaaataaatattattaataaattaattgcaaaagaagtccctatcatttttattaatttagagtttttttttctcttttctttttgtcaaaccttaaagatttcactttggTATCagtggtgatttttttttttttcattaaaccTCTCCATTTAACTCAATTTCTTAAGTAGATTATTTGTGACTTTGATTTGATATCctcaaaaagtatttttaaaccTAAGAATTCTTTTTACAAATAACTAGGGCTGGCAATAAGTCGAGCTGAGCCGAGATAGGGCCGGCTCGAGCTCAGCTCGATTGATTTTAGCTTGGCTCATAACTCGGCTCGAGCTCGATATAAGCTGATTTTTTTAGCTCAAGCTCGGCTCGATGATGACTACGAGTTGGCTCGGCTCGACTCGAAATTgactattattttacttttatgtatatatatatatatttaactaatatatgcgatatatataatatatttaaataatatatttataaaattattaagtatatatttatattattgagtattaagtaataaatattttattatttaataaatttataaaattaacatatatatatataaatatatcgaGCTGGCTCGTGAGTCAAATGAGTCGAACTAATGGTAGCTCAAGCTCGGCTCATTTACTAAATGAGCCAAATATTTGAACTCAAACTTGGCTCATTTGTATCATGAACTAGTTTATTGAGCCAATTTTTGAGTCTAGTCTTAAGCCAGCTCACGAGTAGCTCGGCTCATTACCAGCCTTATAAATAACTCAAATTACAAGAATCAAGacatttttaacaattttataatttattttgtttccaaATGCTAATAGTTAACacaattaacataatttttaaatgggtaaatagcaaaaaaaaactcaaacctTTTCGTGAATTTGCGACTATATCAAATCGTTTCAATTTCGACAATTATATCTTAAATATCTCaattgaatataattttatcaaataccTGAAATTGATTTAAAAGGTGCGTGTCAATACTGACGTAGTATACCAtatgttatttaataataatatttatgaaaccCACATGttcacacaaataaaaaaaaatgtgaagagtCAACATAGTTGatgttagaaaacattgatctggtcatacgcagcggaaaataaaatctgattttattggtatcacgtttttcaaatcttacggttaaatcgaagacataaaacgaaaagttacctcgaagcgaaatctgatttcgttgccgataacccgtctgatatctcccacgcgtgagatgccgagtcggtccacccgaaatcgtcaagacttcaatagacttgagagaaaaagggactcggaaattttctctaaaatttccgttttgattcaactaattaaaattgattggattttgggtttaatgttatatttataaacaagaaaccctaaaaccctaaatgctattgggccgggctttaggtgctagcaaaaggcccaaaccaaattaataattaaataaataatcatattacttatttaattattcttatttcttaaataattgcatttataatttaataattccataattactaaatttgccacatttttcttttaaaaacgatttctattgggtgggactttctgggttcacaattaaactggcaacgagaattaatcaattattaattctcgtaaatcacgagtgacatctagcaatatgtcatgattacccaatttaatgtaaagcgggaatgtgaaccttacattacggtgtcctgcaatacagtccctctatcatactatatcccgacgagatatgagatcacggtcagtaggtcaaatctctcgatctcgtcgtatgaccaaatccaataatcatacttgactaatatgacacaacctctacggaatccaaattccgtcgtcatattacctcggccaaggatttatcgtcaagtgaccactggatcgcataggatatcttcctcgtatatctcgagatgatagattccatgtctgatgcacacatacctcgtgtgtcactgaactaggcacatagatacgtacggctatccctgattaggacaaccatataatatcgctgatatcctaatccactaacacacagatatccatgtcatctcaggtctaaggactaatgcaaatccgtagttaatattaaatcattgacccgtgagataaaacccatgtgattcaatattaatagtcccgttcagtgaactcgttcctataacgagcacccactcgtctttcttctgtatcttatacagagtggtacgagacccaccaatcttgtctttcggtatcttataccgaacaaggaggaagacgatgtgccagcctttgcgagttactaattatccaagttataaactctatggccaggaacatatttatagtataacgtattgtggattaaccgtctcgattattcttaacaattaagaatggtatccactccttattatattaAAGGacatttgtatgttcaatttaaatcatattgcaatttcaattaaacataaaacttgccattaaataaggtttaaagaattacaagatcaagccctattgtgtcactagaactggtcttaagtgCTTATATCTAACAGTTGATTGCCGTCGACCATTTCATTGCTTGTTGCCATCGATTGCCGTCAAAGCTTTTTGGAATCGCCATTGACTGTTCATTTTCTTTGGTGATATGAGAGATAATAAAACCCATCAACTTCCGTCAAATGTTCACCTTCCATCTTTTGCCTCTCTCTTTGTTAtggatttatctttttatttcttccgCTGACTATTCACCTTCTCCGATGATAAGAAATCTTATGGATTCAATCTTTCGCCGATTGACATCTGTCATTATCGTGAGATATGCCGACAACCCATATTAAATTCAAACCCAAATTGAATCTAGGTTCAAACTGAACCCATAACTAAGAGAGAGAAACAATGGCGTGTGATAGGGTTTCTTCCCATCATCATGAGATATGTCGACAACCAGTGATATAAGAGATAATGAAATAAtggaaaagcaaagagaaatgagagataaGAGAATAGAAGAGATAAAGGTGGAAAGCGATGATGGTGAAAGACTCTTGCAGAAAACCAGAGAAAAAGCGAAAGATGGAGGAATTACTAGTGATGACGGATCAATTGTAGGGGTCGACGTTTGGTTGCAAGGAGTAAGTTGATGACTTAAGAATTTGAACGATTGATGATGATTGTGAGAAGCTTTTACGATAGTCGACAACAACAGACAGGGGTGGACAACGACAAAAAACTAAGTCTACCATtcacattctttttttttactatgTATAATATGAGtcttacaaatattattattaaataatatcttTCATGCCAGTAATACACGCtttctaaatcaattttagGTATTAGATATAATTACATCAAATTGAATCAATTGTAATAtaattgccaaaattaaaacgattgaataaagttgcaaagtttgaaattttttttttgctatttgccCTTTTTAAAGTTCTGATagttaattgataaaatttaaagttagaAATAAATCTACCACACAAATTAAagtttggctttttttttttttgccatttaCCCATAAAAACATTTGATTCTGTCCACCCGTAGACAAGACAACATGACTTAAATGGTCGGTATCTACAAAATAACTTGCAGTCACGGGATGAGGCAGTTTACAACACAATCTGCTGTTTAGCAAAACGAACTGTTGGATTTTAGTAAAACTAATAAACTAATCTACATAAACAAGTATTCAGTTGTAGTCAACTTCCATGAGATGCTCTTCGGATGCATGAAGAACAGGAAGTTTTACTCTTGGTGGCTCACTGCTTCCATTCACATATCTCTCAGGGCAGAACACAATGTAGAGTGTTTCATTAGGGTCACTTTGTAAAGAGTACAGATTCTGTCCAGCAGCATAGCCACCGAGAAGCTGGTATGA
This window harbors:
- the LOC127790818 gene encoding probable aquaporin SIP2-1, with product MAIGGGVRLLSLDFASSFMWVWSGVLIKMAAYSLVAGLGPHEEFKREIVKCAVSILNLFFFSYLGKLTDGASCNPLTLLPTAISGDFPQFLFNFGARIPAQVIGSIIGVRLILETFPGIGHLYRLNVDIHQGALTEGLIAFAIVIVSLGLTRNMPGSFYRKTWISSVSKLALQVLGSDLTGGCANPATAIGWAYARGDHLTKAHILVYWLAPVVTTVLAGWTFKLVFRPRQGEKPNMKNEKSD
- the LOC127790819 gene encoding membrane steroid-binding protein 1-like, which gives rise to MGVYTAAMGAITEYTGLSPAAFFTILAAMVVVYKVVSGMFVAAEDYVAVKKANAYALREPVQLGDVTEEELRAYDGSDPEKPLLMAIKGQIYDVSRSRIFYGPGGPYALFAGRDASRALALMSFDPQDLTGNIDGLSPSELEVLQDWEYKFMEKYVKVGQLVSERKTTDTEPTAGNGENAQESQNVEENGACDTPTKE